The Panthera leo isolate Ple1 chromosome D1, P.leo_Ple1_pat1.1, whole genome shotgun sequence region AAAAAgtactatttatttgtttaacttTCCATGattgcaaaggaaaacaaaacaaagtggaaagaaacaagcaaaacaagcaaaactcaAAATTTATACTGTTTGTGTTGCATTTACGGAATATTTCTCTAATATTGTCTCCTACTGATACACATTATCATATTTCTGTTATAAGAAAGGTGTGTGCATCAGAGCAGAGGAGCATATCAAGAGGTAACAAACCTAAGACTCAGGTAAGTTAAGGGGAAGTTACACATAATTAACTTTATATGGAATGTTGTGGAGTTGTATGTTTTTGTCTGCTTAGAGCTCACTCAGCGACTTCTGACTTGACCTGTAATTTCATTGCAGACagtattatttcccttttccttttttaaatagaagcatTGATGCCCACGactttttaaaccaaaaatacTTCTCTTACCTTAACCTGCCATCCACCTCCCACTCTGGAATAAATTTTCATCTGTGAGTGTTTAGGATATTTAGATACATGTCATGTGATTATATACATGTTTGTCTGCATTATGTGCTACATCATAGTTTGAAGGGGTTTTGTGGGCTTAGTGTAGAGAAGGATTTCAAATCCCATCCAGGGACCCACATATATCTCGTCTTCAGTGTATTGTATTTTGTCTTTAAGCTATTGTGTATCACAGTGactttcaacttttatttttccttaaagtgTGATTTCCGCTAATCCAAAGGGAATTCTTGTGAAACTTCATTATGTCAAACCTCTGCCAGTAACCTATTCTTCCTCCAAATTTACCATGTTCCCTTAGTTTGTTGCTCGAGAAAGTGCATCTGATTTGCTACATTTGAGTTAGTATATCTCTATTTTAGTAAAAATGCCACAAGGGGAAGAATAACGTTTTAAGCAAGTTTATATCAGAATAACTTATCTAAAATGATACTAAAACtgataagaaaattagaagataagTAACCCAAGGAGTCACAACACGATTATTCAAATGTTGCCATGGAAGAGTGGTGAGGTATGTCTTGCTTAAACAGTTCCTCACCTCTTCCTATGATAGCCTTGACAAATAACTTCAGTCCCAGGCCAGAGAATGCACAGGTATATAAGTCAGGAAAGTAGAAACATTTCAGGTAAGTTCATATCACTCtttcaaaaacacacaaacaagcaaacaaacaagcaaataaaaatccataATGTACTTAATATTTGAGAACTATTTCCAGGTAACATAGACACATTAAAGTATCGAAACTTCATTTATCCTATCTAAAACTCATCAAGGAAACATCAGCTTTATATATGAGAATAAAGACTTTTAGATAACTCACATTTTTTTGCCCAAATCAAATCTTTGGATATACTATAAACTGAAATACAGCTGAAAGTATATCTCCATACATGTATCTCCTGGTATGTTTCACCATGTCCCCCAAAATAATTCCCATTCTGATGTGTTACACTTTTCTTATTCATACACCTGTCAAATATCTGTCAAGTATGCTAACTTTCCAGTCAGTTTCACATGTAGGCATACCTTTCATAGGACCATGCTTGAGTAGTGGGCTTTATGCAGTTGGGGAACTTCtggcttaacatttttattataggggcacctatgcttcagttggctaagtgtccaactcctgatttcgactcaggtcacgatctcatggtttgtggcatCGAGCCCTgcagtgagctctgcactgacagggcggagcctgcttgacgttctctctctcccgctctctctgaccctctctctgtctcaaaataaataagtaaacattaaaaaacttataatatataatagacaTATGTATTAGGTCATATGATTTACGTATCTTATAAATGTCATTTTGTGATTGTATCATATATGGTAGAAAGAATACTTTAAAGAATGGTAAAATAAACACCCATATATCTAAtccctgaagttttcttttttttgtttctgctttagcATCCATATCTACTtacctttatgtatttattttctatctatcAATAAATTAGTCTATTATCTATCCACCTAATTATATCACCAGGGTTTTTTAACATTGTTACTGCTGTTATTCCTGACTGAATATTGTCATGGCCTAGATATTAGATACATTAAGATATTTAGCAGCTTAACTTGTGTCTAACAATTGGAAATCAGTAGCATCCCGACTCTTGGATATGACATTctaaatgtctctagacattgaaatatattctttatgGAGTAAAATGCCTCCAGTTGAGAACCACCTATTTCgatttctttatgcatttataGTGGTCTACGTGggatttgggtttgttttcaaaTATCCTAAATTGGACAGTTTGGATGTATCTTATTTATACTAGTTGGCCATTCCAAGCCCTCTCTCAGGAGacagtacataatatatattgacTATGATGATGTATCTATCCATAATAGATTTTCTAGTAAACTTGGATGGAAAAACACAATCTGACAGTGTTTAATGAATTTATTCTCATGGGAATCACACAACGTCCTGAGCTGCAGGCTCCATTATTTGGGCTCTTCCTCATCATCTATGTGATCTCAGTGGTGGGCAACTCAGGCCTGATCATCCTCACCAAGACGGACTCCAGACTGCAAAcacccatgtatttcttcctcaaaCACCTGGCTCTCACTGATCTGGGTTATTCAACAACTGTAGGACCCAAAATGTTAGCCAGTTTTGTTGTGGAAGAAAACACAATTTCCTATCATTTGTGTGCCACGCAGGGAGCATTCTACATTATGTTCATCGTTAGCGAGCTTTTCATTCTGTCGGCTATGTCCTATGACCGCTACGTGGCCATCTGTAATCCTCTGCTCTATCCAGTCATCATGTCACAAAGGGTGTGTCAGGTGCTGGTGGCAATCCTCTATCTCTACAGCACATTTATGGCTCTACTAGTCACCATCAAGATTTTTAGTTCATCCTTCTGTGGTTACAATGTCATCAGCCATTTCTACTGTGACTGTCTTCCCTTGGTATCCTTGCTCTGCTCAAACACGCATGAAATTGAATTGATGATTTTGgc contains the following coding sequences:
- the LOC122200182 gene encoding olfactory receptor 8K3-like; this translates as MEKHNLTVFNEFILMGITQRPELQAPLFGLFLIIYVISVVGNSGLIILTKTDSRLQTPMYFFLKHLALTDLGYSTTVGPKMLASFVVEENTISYHLCATQGAFYIMFIVSELFILSAMSYDRYVAICNPLLYPVIMSQRVCQVLVAILYLYSTFMALLVTIKIFSSSFCGYNVISHFYCDCLPLVSLLCSNTHEIELMILAFSVFNLMSSLLMVVVSYLLILLAIVGMNSAEGRHKAFSTCGSHLTVATVFYGTMIFMYAQPESSHSFDTDKMASIFYTLVIPMLNPMIYSLRNKDVKCAFHRIWKKL